GATTCCTCGCTTTCGTCAGTGCGTGGCTCGCCACCTTAATACACTGCCCAAAATTTTAGTGCCAGTTCTGTCATCCACCGGCGATTTGCCGGTTTGGTGATGCAGACTGTTTCTGATAAAAAGGCGACGGATACCGCCCGGCAGATGCCGGAGGCCGTCGCCTTTTTTGTCGGCAGACGCAACAAGGCACTGTGCCGGTTGAGTCCGGAGGCTGTCTCTGATACATTGAATCGCCGGATAATTTTTTTCGGCCTTATGCCCCGGCGTTGCGCCATGGAGGCCTGTATGCCCATCAATCCGCACCCTTTCCAGGCCCTGACCCCTGGGTTCATCATGGATGCCGTGGAAAGCTGTGGTTATCTGTGCGATTGCCGGACCCTGGCCCTGAACAGTTACGAAAACCGGGTATACCAGGTCGGCATCGAAGGGCAGAGTCCGCTGGTGGCGAAGTTCTATCGCCCAAAACGCTGGAGCGACGCCCAGATACTGGAGGAGCACCGTTTCTGTTTCGAACTTGGGGAACACGAACTGCCGGTGGTCGCGCCGCTGCGCAACGCACAGGGGCAAAGCCTGTTTCATTTTCGGGGATTCCGCTTCGCTCTTTATCCACGCAAAGGGGGGCATGCGCCGGAGCTGGACAGCCTCGATAACCTGCTGGTTCTGGGACGCCTCATGGCGCGGATTCATAGCGTCGGTGCCTTGAGCCCCTTCAAGGCCCGACCGCGACTGGACATCCACAGTTTCGGCCATGAAGCCGCCGCCCTCGTCAGCGAGCGTTACATCCCCCGGAATTCAAGGCAAATTACGATGCGCTGGTGGGCGACCTGCTGCAGGGCATCGCGCAGGCCATGGCAGACGCCGGCGCGGTGCGCTATATCCGTACCCACGGCGATTGCCATGTCGGCAACATTCTGTGGCGTGACGGAGGGCCGCATTTTGTCGATTTCGACGATGCCCGCATGGCTCCCGCGGTGCAGGATCTGTGGATGATGTTGTCTGGCGACCGCCCCAGCAAAACTGCGCAGCTCGCGGAAATTCTCGCGGGCTATGCCGAATTCAACGATTTCGATATGCGCGAACTGCGGCTTATCGAAGCCTTGCGCAGTCTGCGTATTCTGCATTTCACCGCGTGGCTGGCGCAGCGATGGGAAGATCCCGCTTTCCCGCCGAGCTTTCCCTGGTTTAACACCCCCCGCTACTGGGGTGACCATATCCTGGAACTGCGTGAGCAGATTGCGGCTCTGCAGGAACCGGCGTTGCAGGTGTGAGGAACAAAGGCCCTTTGTCGCAAGGAACAAAGGGCCTGCGCCAATGACAAATGGCGGTCTTGCCGTTATTTGATCCCGAGCAACTCCACATCGAAGATCAGCGTCGCGTTCGGACCGATGGTCGGAGTTCCCCGGGTCCCGTAGGCGAGTTCCGATGGAATGAAAAGCTGCCATTTCGCGCCCGGTTTCATCATCTGCAGGGCTTCCGTCCAGCCGGGGATGACCCCCTGCACCGCGAAGGTGGCCGGTTTTCCGCGTTTGTAGGAGCTGTCGAACTCGGTACCGTCGAGCAAACAGCCGCGGTAGTGCACCGTGACACGGTCCTGCGGGCCGGGCCGCCTTCCCGCCCCGGGCTCCAGTATTTTGTACTGCAGGCCGCTGGCGCTGCTGATAATCCCCGGCTGCTGCCGGTTTTTGTTCAGAAACTTCCTGCCTTCCCACAGGTTTTTATCCGCCATCTGGTTTTTCATCATCTGCTGATGCCCGGCAGCCTGCTTCTGTAATTCACTCAGGGCTTCATGCCGCTGCTTCTCGTCAAGAACCGGCGGCCTTTCCGCCAGGGCATCCTCGATGCCCCGTACCAGCAGCTCGGGATCGATCACGATCCCCTGGGTTTTGAAATCCGCTCCGATTTTGTGCCCGAGGCTGTAGCTTGCCCTGGCTGCAGGGGTTTGCAGATCAGCTGCATTCTGTGCCGAAACGATTGCCGGCATGCATGCCATTGCGAGCACGGCGTAGAGAAGGTGTTTCATGTCTGGCCCTTTTCTGTTTTGGATTATCCGGGGGTGGATGGTTTTTGTGGGAAACGGTTCCGCTACCTTAAAAGACCGGCAGGGCAATGTCAATTTGCGATTATTGTATCGGGAGGGTCTTTGCGGGACGAAAACAGAAGGCGGAACCGTGAGGCTCCGCCTTCTGTTTCTCCATGCTTTGCGGCAAGGTCAATCAGAATACGACTTTTTCCATCTGCCAGATGCCGCAGGGGCAGATGCCGGAACACAGGCCGCAGCCGATGCAGTATGTTTCGTCGGAGACGTACTCGAAGGTTCCGTCCGGTTTTTCACGGCGTACGATGGCACCCTCGGGGCAGGTCTCCAGACACAGGCTGCAATCGCGGCAGGTGCCGCAGCTGATGCAGCGGTGTACTTCACTGCAGGCGTCTTCCACCCGGAAGCGGCCGCGGTTCTGTGGCATGAACGATTCCTTGTGGAGCTTGGCCTGGGGAATCATCACCGGCGCCGGCTTGGCGATCAGTTCGCGACCGCAGAGGTAATCGTCGATGTAGTCGGCAACTTCGCGGCCGCTGCCGATGGCATGAGTCAGAAGGCCGGGTTTGATGGTATCGCCCAGAGCGAAGACATCAGAAGCTTTCTTGACCTGCCAGCAGTCGTTGGTTTCCATCATGCCGCGGTCGGTGAGCCATTCGCGGGGTACGTAGGACAGGTCGGGGCGTTCACCGATGGCGATGATTACGGTATCGGCCTCGATCAAACGGCCGTCTTTGGTGTGCAGGCCCTCCGCGTCGATGCGTTCGGTGAAGACCGGCCATTCAATCCTGCCGCCGAGGGCCTCGAACTGGTCGATCTCTTTCTGGTAGGCGGCGGGACGCTGTACGTCGATGGCGGTCACCTGCCCGGCGCCCATGCGGTAAGCGCCGATGGCGACGTCCATGCCGGCATTGCCGGCGCCGATAACCACGACCTTGCGGCCCACCCCGGGCTTGCCGCCGTTGTTGATCTCCTTGAGGAAATCTAGGCCTTTGACCAGGCGCTCATGGCCGGGGAAGGGGATGACCACCGGATTGTGGGCACCGGTCGCGACCACGACCGCATCGACGTCGCCTCGAATGGCTTCGAAGGACTGCTTGTCGATCTTGCTGTTGGTGCGGATATCGACGCCGATGTTCTTGATACGGTTTATTTCATCATTGAGGACTGCGCGCGGCAGACGCTCGGAGGGAATCGCCTGACGCAGTTTGCCGCCGACTTCCTTATCCGCTTCATGAAGCACCACGCTGTGCCCGCGCAGGGCCAGCTGCCAGGCCACGGACAGTCCGGCGGGACCACCGCCGAGAACCGCGACCTTTTTGCCGGTAGCGGGCTGCATATCGGGGGCTGCGACGGTCTGGGACAGGCGGCCGAGTTCCTTCATGGCCACCGGGTGGTCAAGGTGGCGACGGCTGCAGGCATCCATGCAGAGATTCGGACACACCTGCCCGCAGACGCTGGCCGGAAACGGCGAATACCTGAGGACCAGTTCCAGCGCTTCCCTGGTCTTGTTTTCCCGCAGCAGGCGGATGCGGTCCTGGGTCGGTATGCCGGTGGGGCATGCTGCCTGGCAGGGGGCGGCGTAGGCCTTGTCCTGCCAGTGCGGAATTTTAAGGCGCATGTCGCCGGTATTGATCAGGTCGGCGACATGGTCGTAGTCGTCTTCCACGACATCGCCGAAAATGCCACCCTCCACCCATTTACCGAGGCGGAATTCATGCAGGGTTGGGCGCTCGGCGGCCTGACGTTCCTCGTAGGTCTTGGCGACGATCTTTTGCCACTGGGACAGATCGGTGAGTTCCGCAAATAGCTGCGGCTTGTCGATTTTGCCGAGAAACACAGGCATGTTGTCAAGCAGGAACTGTTTGTCGAAATCGTCCAGTTCCATCAGCCAGACGTCTTTGGACAGGCCCTTGATCGGACCGCGCACGTAGATGGTGCCACCGACCATGCCGACGCAGGCGCGGTCCCCGAGCACCGATTCGAAGGCATCGCTGTCGTAGCCGCAGACCACGGCGATGCCGCCGCCCATGAACTCGAAGGAGAAGGACCCGACGTTTTTCAGCACCCACAGCTCGGGGGCTTCATGTGCCGGGTCGCGTTTCATCAGCGAGCCGGTACGGGTTCCGGCGCGTCCGGCTACATAGATCTTGCCGCTGGCGGCGCAGTGGGCGGTGGTGTCGCCGCCGTCGCCCTTGAGGATCACGGTAGCGCCGGCGTTGAGCCAGCCGACATCGGCCGGAGCCGGACCGTTGATGACGATCTCGGTGCCGGCCAGACCGAAGGCGCCGACACGCTGGCCGGGATTTTTGACCGTGAATTTCAGCGGGATGCCGTCCCTGGTCCAGAGCGGTCCGCCGATGTCATGATGGCCGGAGGAGAGGATTTCGAATTCGGTCTCTCCGGCTTCCAGGGCGGCATAGATCTTCTGCAACAGCTGCTGCGTGGAAATGCGCCGGTTGTTTTCATCAAAGCCGTTGATAAAGGCTGCCATTGATTGAAACCTCCTTAACAGACGTACTGAACCTGCAAACGATCGGCAACGGCCTTGTCGGAAGAGACCAGGCAGTCGGAGCGGCCGACGGGCAGGGAGGAGTTGCCGATGGGGGCCATGAGCTTGCGCAATTCACCGTCCATGGCCAAAAAGTAGTTAACGATGTTCTGTGCCACCCGCTCCGGGTTGAGGCGTTTGACCAGCACCGGTTGCTGGGTGGTGATGCCGACCGGACACAGGCCGGTGTTGCAGGCGTTGCAGCGGCTGTGGTCGTTGCCGAGACAGCCGGCCATCTGCAGGATGAGCTTGCCGGTGAACACGCCGTTGGCTCCGAGACAGAACATTTTGAAAGCATCGGCCGCCAGGTTGCCGGTTTTGCCCATGCCCCCGGCCGCCCACAGCGGAATCTGGCCCTGGCGTCCCTGGGCCACGGCGGCGAGGTAACAGTCCCGCAGCTTGCTGACCACCGGATGACCGGTATGGTCGAGGCTGATGTCGTGCGCCGCGCCGGTGCCGCCGTCGATACCGTCAAGGAAGAAGCCGCCGACGATGTTGTAGGGGTCGCGCACCAGGTTGTTGAACACCGAAACCGAGGTGGCGCTGGCGGCAACCTTGATGGCTACCGGCACGCGGAATTTGAACGCGGCATTGAAAGACAGGAACATCTTCTGCACGCTCTCCTCGATGGAGTACAAGCCCTGATGGTTGGGAGGCGACAGCAGGTCCGCCTTGGGCACGCCGCGGATTGCCTGGATGTGCTCGGCCACTTTGGCTGCCATCAGCAAGCCGCCGTCACCGGGCTTGGCGCCCTGGCCGATTTTGATCAGTACGCCGGCCGGGTCTTCCACCATGTGCGGCATGGCCTGGATGATACGGTTCCAGCCGAAATGCCCCGAAGCGATCTGCAGGATCATGTACTTCAGGTACTTGCTTTTCAGCAGGCGCACCGGCATGCCGCCTTCTCCGGAGCACATGCGCACCGGCAGGCTGCATTCTTCGTTGAGGTAGGCGACCGCCATGGCGACGGCTTCCCACATGCGCCAGGACAAGGCACCGATGGACATGTCGCCGATAATGACCGGGTAGATCCAGCGCACCGGCGGGGTGTGGCCGTCCTTGATCAGCTTGCCGTCGGCGGTCTGTTTGAGCGGCAGGTTGCCGGCCGGCAGGATGCGGCCCAACGGCGCCAGGCAGTCGAAGGTATGCCGCTGGGCATCGAGGCTCGGGTCGGTCATTTGCGAAATGCGGCCGACGCGCAGGGTGTCGAGGGTGCGGGCCTGCACTTCGAGATTGTTGCGGCCGCCCCGCTTGGGGCCGCTGGCGGTAACGGTGGCATAAGCCACGCTGAACCGCGAGTCGGGATTGCGTTCCGAGCTGATGGCATTGTTGGGACACACCCGTTCACAGACGCCGCAGCCGCGGCAGTAATTCTTGATGCTGTTCTGCTGGGCGATTACCGGCTGGGCGCAGAAGCGGGTTTTGGGCTCGGGGGTGGTGCTGTCGGTGTAGGTGACGCGGCGGCGCTCCATTTTGGGGCCGATGGCGTCAAAGGTGCAGGCTGCGATGCAGGCTCCGCAGAGGGTGCAGCGCTCGGGGTGGTATTTGATCTTCCAGGGAAGATCGTTGCAGGCGATGTCGTTTATTTTTACTGTTTCCATCGCTGGACCTCCAGATTGTTGTCGATGACCACGATTTCACGTTCGTTGGGGTAGATATCGGTCTCCCAGTTGCGGTCAGGCAGGATCTCGTTGATGCCGCAGACTTCCGAGGACAGAACCACGGTATCCGCGTCCCTGCCGACCACCACCGGCCGCAGTTTCTTGGCATCGCAGCAGGTGAACAGGGTGTTGTCGGGCAGTACGCCGATGATGGTGTTGGGGCCGTTGATTTCCAGGTGTGCCAGGGACTGGCGCATGGCCAGCAGCTGGTCCTGGTCTTCACGCCTGACCATTTCCTCGAAGGGCAGCGGCGTGATGACGTGCTTGTAGTAAGACAGCGGCCAGCCCAGTTGGCGGTGAATGTGGTGCAGCGTGTAGAGGAAGCACTGGGAGTCGGACTCGAAGCCGATATAGCCGCGGTGCAGGCTCTGCTGGAATTCCCTGTTTTTCTGATAAAAGGTGTTTTCGCCATTGGCCAGCGCCGTGTAACCCTGGCAGAAGAAGGGGTGGGCGGCGTAGCGCACGATGGCGTAGTTGGTGTTCTGGCGGCACTGGGCGGTGATGACCCTGGCAGTGAATTTGTCGTCCGTGTCCCAGATGTTGAAGAAAGTGCCGATATCGCGAGGGTCGCCGATCTCTTTCAGGGTGATCACGTCGGGCCAGAAAGAGTAGGCGAAGCCTATGCAATTGTCTTCCATTTCACGGCGCAATTCCAGGCGCGTATCGAGCAGCAGTTCCTGTTTGGCCTTCTGGTCGGCGGCGGCATAATCCGCGGGATAGTCGAAGGTCTGGAAGACATAGTGCGGCATGGCCTGAATGTCCAGGCCCGGCTGCCGGTTGGTCCGTGGCTCCCATTCATGGACCAGGCGGAACCCGCGGGTGTCCATGATGGTCTTGGCGATCCGCAGGCCTTCGTCGGTGCAGGCCAGCGACAGGGTGGGCAGATGCTTGTAGTTTTCGAAGATGCCCCCCAGATCCTGCATGACCATGGCGAAGCCGGAATTGTCATGTCCCTTCTGTTGGGACTGCATGAGCAGCAGGGCTTGGCTGGGGTGCACATAATGGCGGCTCTTGATAGCTCCAATACGACACATTCTATTCAACCTCCGGATGGTGAGTACGCGAATAACCACAGATGGCTTCTCGGTGTGACATATTACACATTTGCAAATTGAATGCCATAAAACAGATAACGACAATTGCAGGCATCCGGACAAGAATTAAATTGAGAAAAACATTAGTACAAACGGCGCATTAGCTGATTTATGCAGAAGTTGTAGCAGGAGTTTTCCGGAACCGGGAGAGGTATTTCAGGAGGCGCTACTTAACACCAAAAGAGTATTTTATTTACTCAAAAATTGCCCGACGCCTCCGCGAGGAGAGGCGTCGGGCCACGAAACCGAGGCTGGGTTAAATGTCGTAAGCGCTTTCAGAGTGCAGGGTCTGGTCGAGGCCGATGATCTCTTCTTCTTTGCTGACCCGCAATCCGAGGGTTTTGTCGATGATCCAGAGCAGTATGATGGTGACGATGGCGGCGTAGGCTCCGGCGGCCAGCACGCCGAGGATCTGCACCCAGAGCTGGTGCGGATCGCCGGTCAGCAGGCTGCTCGCGCCGACAGTCGCGAAGATGCCGGTCGCCAGGGCACCAAAAGCGCCGCCGACGCCATGCACGCCGAAGGCGTCAAGGGAGTCGTCGTAGCCGAGTTTGTGTTTGAGCATCACGCCGCTGTAGCAGACGGCTCCGGCCATCAGGCCCATCACCAGAGCCCAGCCTGGGGTTACGAAGCCGGCCGCCGGCGTGATCACGACCAGTCCGGCCACGATGCCGGAGGCTGCGCCAAGGGCGCTTGGCTTGCCCGCCAGGCGCCATTCGATCAACAGCCAGGACAGGGCGCCGGCCGCGGCGGCGGTCTGGGTGGTGGTAAATGCCAGGGCGGCGCTGCCGCCGGCGGACAGGGCGCTCCCGGCATTGAATCCGAACCAGCCGAACCACAGCAGGCCGGCCCCAAGCAGGGTCATGGGCAGATTGTGGGGGGCCATCCGCTCGTGAGGGAAGCCATGGCGTTTGCCGAGGGCAATCGCCAGGATCAATGCCGACAGACCCGAGGACAGGTGGACGACAGTGCCGCCCGCGAAATCGAGCGCGCCCATCTCCAGAAGCCAGCCGCCTTCACCCCAGACCCAGTGGGCCAGCGGATCGTATACCAGGGTGGCCCACAGCAATATGAAAATGCAGTAACTCGAAAATTTCATGCGTCCGGCTACGGCGCCGGAAATGAGGGCCGGGGTGATAATGGCGAACATGCCCTGGAACATGGCAAAGACATAGGTTGGAATGGTGCCGGTTACGCTGTCGGGGCCAATGCCGGCCAGAAACATATTGCCAAGTCCGCCGATAAAGCGGCCGGAGCCACCGAAGGCCAGACTGTAGCCGATCACCACCCATTGCACGCCAATGATGGCCATTGCCGCAAAAGTATGCATGCTGGTCGAAAGGACGTTTTTTGCGCGGACCATCCCGGCGTAAAAAAGTGCCAGCCCGGGCAGCATCACCAGTACCAGGGCAGTGGAAATGAGCATCCAGGCGGTGTCGCCGGGATCGGCCCTTTCCGCTGCATGGGCAGCAACCGGAAGTGCCGTCAGGTACAGTGCGGTGGTTAGAAACAGGGGGCTGCGAAACATCATTTTCCTCCATTGCTTCGTTGCAGGGATGTGCGGCCCGAATACCTGGCGTTGATGGCTGCGCGGTCGTCAACGGCGTCGGCGCCGTTGGGAGGGTATCCGGATCTGGCGGGGCGGACGTTGTCCCGCCGCTTTGTTCTAGAGACTTAGCAAACCTTGAACCAACTTTTAAATTAGCGTAAAAACAATGACTTGTATGTTTTCTGAAGAGGAAATGAAAGAGGGGATGCCTAAAAAACAGGCGTGCGTGCCGCATTAGCGGGCGATGGCAGGTGTCATGAAAAAAGCCCCCGTTGAAACGGGGGCTTCGGCTTGCGTGTCTATGAAAAGGGTGCGAATCAGAGCATTTCGATCCAGTTGTGAGTGTCGGGTTCGTGGCCGTATTGTATGCCGGTCAAAGCCTTGTAGAGCTTCATGGTCAAGGGCCCCATCTGGCCGTCGCCGATGGTTACGGTGCGGTCCCTGTATGTCAGTTGCCCGACGGGGCTGACCACCGCTGCGGTGCCGGTGCCGAAGGCTTCGGCGAGGCGTCCCGATTCGGCGCCGTCGAGCAGTTCGTCAACACTCATGGCCCGTTCTTCCACAGTGTAGCCCATTTCGGCGCCAAGCTGCAGGATGGAGCGGCGGGTGACGCCGTTGAGGATGGTGCCGTGCAGCGGCGACGTGACGATTTTTCCGTCGTACAGAAAGCAGATGTTCATGCTGCCGACTTCCTCGACATATCGGCGTTCCACGGCATCGAGCCACAATACCTGGTCAAAGCCCTTGGTGGCAGCCTCTTTGGCGGCGAGCAGGCTGGCTGCGTAGTTGCCACCGCATTTTACTTCGCCGGTACCGCCCGGGGCGCTGCGGACGAACTGGTCGGAAATCCAGATCCTGACCGGTTTGAATCCGCCTTTGTAGTAGGCACCCACCGGGCAGAGGATGATGTAGCAGAGGTATTTTTCCGATGGCTTGACACCCAGGACCGCTTCCGTGGCGATCATGGTGGGGCGGATATACAGGCTGGTGCCCTCGCTGTGGGGAACCCAGTCGGCTTCCAGTCGGATCAGCTTCCTGATGGCTTCAAAAAAGAACTCTTCGTCGACGGGAGGCATGCAGAGGCGGCTGGCACTCTGATTGAAACGCCGGATGTTGTCTTTCGGGCGGAACAGGGCGATACTGCCGTCCTGCCGTCGAAAGGCCTTGAGCCCTTCGAAGATTTCCTGGGCGTAATGAAATACCAGTGCAGCCGGATCGAGCGTAAACGGCGCATAGGGCTGGATACGGGCCGAGTGCCAGCCGCGTCCGGCATCGTATTCCATGACGAACATACGATCGGTGAATTGGCGGCCGAACACCAGCTTGGATTCGTCTTCGATGCGGGGTTTCGGCTGAGTGACAGGCTGAATTTCGATATCCATGATGCGCGTCTCCGATCCGGTGGAAAATCTTATGCCAAAGCACCTCGTTGCTTTAGCATATTTAAACTGTTGCTGGCAAGGAGTTTCGTGGCGTCAAAATGGTGTTGGGCCGGATCGGCGGGGGTCAGTTTTTCAGCCCGAGAAAAGCGAGGGTTGATTCCAGTGTCCGGTTGACGATCTGCTCGCTGTCCACGCCTGCTTCGGCGAGGATCGCAATGGCCTGCGTAAAATTCCCGACGTTCTGGGCAACATGTGAATCACTGCCGATGGCCACGGGGCAACCGAAGCGGGCGCACAGGCGCGCGATCAGTCGGCAGTTGTCGGCACTGCCAAGGCGGCTGGTGATGAATGACGAGTTGTTGATTTCCAGAGCCGTGCCGGTAGCCGCGGCCTGACGCGCCACGGTTTCGTAATCGAGTGGAAAACCCGGATTGCCCGGGTGGCAGATGATGTGGATGCGAGGGTTTTCCATCAGGGCCAGAACTGCCCGCGTGTTGGCTTTGCAATCGCTGGGTCCGAAACCGCAGTCGTGGTGGAACCCGGCCAGCACCACATCCATTTTGTCCAGCAGGCGGTCGCAGAGATCCACCCGGTCGGGGCCGACGATGTTGGCTTCCACGCCTTTGATGATGCGTACCCCTGACAGATAGTCGGGAATCATGTACAGGCATTCGAAATGATAAGGATGGGGGGCTGCCGGCATGGCCGGTCCGTGATCGGTCATGGCGACGCCGCGCAGGCCGCGTGCCGCGGCTGCGGTGGCGATTTCGCCGATGGTGCTGTAGGCGTGTCCGGAAGCCAGGCTGTGAACGTGGAGATCGACTTCGGCGTTTATCGTTGCCGTCATGGGAATCCTTTGGCTGTTGCAAGCTGTTTTTGGGACGGGATGCGAAGCGACATGTTAGCATTTCGCCTTTGTGGGCACAATTACCCTGCTCCGATCGCGGGTGCCTCCCCCTTTTGTTGTTTCCCGGCGCAGGTTCGTGTTATAACAACCCTTCTTTTGGCCTTTCAAGAAAAAACATTCATCCCGAACGGGGTTATTTGCATATGAGTCTGGAAGATTTACTGCACGAGGTGAGCCGCCCCGCCCGCTATCTGGGCGATGAACTCGGCAGCGTGCGCAAGGACTGGCAGAAGGTCGACGTCAGCGTCGCCCTTGCTTTTCCCGATGTTTACGAAGTCGGGATGAGTCACATAGGCCTGCCTCTTCTCTATCGGGTGGTCAATGATCTCGACTGGGTTCTGGCCGAGCGGGTGTATGCCCCCTGGCCCGATCTCGAAGCGCTGATGCGCTCCGCCGGTAGGCCGTTGGCTTCCCTGGAGTCACAGCGCGGGCTGGCGGATTTTCATATCATCGGTTTTACCCTGCAGTATGAATTGTCGTACAGCAATGTTCTGAACATGCTTGACCTGGCCGGAATTCCGTTGCGGCGGGAGCAGCGGGATGCCTCTTTCCCGCTGGTGGTGGTCGGCGGGCCGGGGGCGTTCAATTGCGAGCCTCTGGCGGATTTTGTCGACTGTGCGGTGATCGGCGACGGCGAAGAAGCCATTGTGGAGCTGTGTGAAGCGGTGCGGGCTTCGCGCCGGGCAGGTGAGGACCGGACGGCTTTGCTGTTGCGGCTTGCCGCCATTGAAGGCGTTTATGTCCCTTCTCTGTATGATGTCCAGTATGACGATGTCGGGCGCGTGGCCTCTGTCCGTTCCCTCGGGGGCGCTCCCGCCCGGGTGCGGCGCAGGATCCTGCCTGATCTCAACGTCGACGGTGTGCAAGCGCGACCGCTGGTTCCGTTCATGAATGCCGTGCACGATCGGGTTACAGTTGAGATTGCGCGAGGTTGCACCCGCGGCTGCCGCTTCTGCCAGGCCGGCTTCATCACCCGGCCGGTGCGCGAGCGCGATCCCCGGCGGATTGTCGATCATGTTGCCGACGCTCTGGCCTGCTCCGGGTATGAGGAGGTTTCCCTGTTGTCGCTGTCGGCGGGGGATTACAGTCAGATCGGCCCCCTGCTCAAGGGGCTGATGGATCGCTATCACCAGCAGCGGGTGGCCATGTCGCTGCCGAGCCTGCGCGTCGGTTCGCTCACCGGCGAGTTGATGGAAGAAATCCGCAAGGTGCGCAAGACCGGTTTTACCCTGGCTCCGGAGGCCGGCAGCGAACGTCTGCGCCAGGTGATCAACAAGGGGATCACCGAAGAGGACCTGCTGCAGACGGCGCAGCAGGCTTTCGGTCTCGGCTGGCGAATCATCAAGCTTTATTTCATGATGGGGCTGCCGACGGAAACGGAAGAAGATCTTGCCGCCATGGTCACTCTTGCGGCGCGGGTCAAGCGCGCCGGCAAGGGGACCCAGGGTGGTGCGGATGTCAATGTATCGGTTTCGACCTTCGTGCCCAAGCCGCACACGCCTTTTCAGTGGGAAGCGCAATTGGGGTTGCAGGAAACGCTCGACAAACAGGCCTGGCTGCGCGATGCGCTGCGCAGCAAAAAACTGCGGCTCAAGTGGCACGAAGCGCAGATGTCCTTCATGGAGGGGGTGTTTGCCCGCGGCGACCGGCGCCTTGGCCGGGTTCTGGAGCGGGCGGTGGCGCTGGGCTGCCGGTTTGACGGCTGGCGGGAGCATTTTCGTTTTGACCTCTGGCGGCAGGCTTTTGACGATTGCGGGATCGATCCGCAATGGTATCTGCGCGCACGCGATGAGGACGAGATTCTGCCCTGGTCGCATATCGACTGCGGGTTTTCCGAAGGTTTTCTGCTGGCGGAAAGGCATCGGGCATTGCGCCTGGGCTACACGCCCGATTGCCGTTCGGGACAGTGTTCCGGTTGCGGTGTCTGCGATTTTGCCAGCATCAGGCCGCGGGTTGCCGCAGCCGACCTGGTGCCGGAGCCTGTCGAGCGAGG
This portion of the Syntrophotalea acetylenica genome encodes:
- a CDS encoding glutamate synthase-related protein, with the protein product METVKINDIACNDLPWKIKYHPERCTLCGACIAACTFDAIGPKMERRRVTYTDSTTPEPKTRFCAQPVIAQQNSIKNYCRGCGVCERVCPNNAISSERNPDSRFSVAYATVTASGPKRGGRNNLEVQARTLDTLRVGRISQMTDPSLDAQRHTFDCLAPLGRILPAGNLPLKQTADGKLIKDGHTPPVRWIYPVIIGDMSIGALSWRMWEAVAMAVAYLNEECSLPVRMCSGEGGMPVRLLKSKYLKYMILQIASGHFGWNRIIQAMPHMVEDPAGVLIKIGQGAKPGDGGLLMAAKVAEHIQAIRGVPKADLLSPPNHQGLYSIEESVQKMFLSFNAAFKFRVPVAIKVAASATSVSVFNNLVRDPYNIVGGFFLDGIDGGTGAAHDISLDHTGHPVVSKLRDCYLAAVAQGRQGQIPLWAAGGMGKTGNLAADAFKMFCLGANGVFTGKLILQMAGCLGNDHSRCNACNTGLCPVGITTQQPVLVKRLNPERVAQNIVNYFLAMDGELRKLMAPIGNSSLPVGRSDCLVSSDKAVADRLQVQYVC
- a CDS encoding FKBP-type peptidyl-prolyl cis-trans isomerase encodes the protein MKHLLYAVLAMACMPAIVSAQNAADLQTPAARASYSLGHKIGADFKTQGIVIDPELLVRGIEDALAERPPVLDEKQRHEALSELQKQAAGHQQMMKNQMADKNLWEGRKFLNKNRQQPGIISSASGLQYKILEPGAGRRPGPQDRVTVHYRGCLLDGTEFDSSYKRGKPATFAVQGVIPGWTEALQMMKPGAKWQLFIPSELAYGTRGTPTIGPNATLIFDVELLGIK
- a CDS encoding class II glutamine amidotransferase, which produces MCRIGAIKSRHYVHPSQALLLMQSQQKGHDNSGFAMVMQDLGGIFENYKHLPTLSLACTDEGLRIAKTIMDTRGFRLVHEWEPRTNRQPGLDIQAMPHYVFQTFDYPADYAAADQKAKQELLLDTRLELRREMEDNCIGFAYSFWPDVITLKEIGDPRDIGTFFNIWDTDDKFTARVITAQCRQNTNYAIVRYAAHPFFCQGYTALANGENTFYQKNREFQQSLHRGYIGFESDSQCFLYTLHHIHRQLGWPLSYYKHVITPLPFEEMVRREDQDQLLAMRQSLAHLEINGPNTIIGVLPDNTLFTCCDAKKLRPVVVGRDADTVVLSSEVCGINEILPDRNWETDIYPNEREIVVIDNNLEVQRWKQ
- a CDS encoding FAD-dependent oxidoreductase translates to MAAFINGFDENNRRISTQQLLQKIYAALEAGETEFEILSSGHHDIGGPLWTRDGIPLKFTVKNPGQRVGAFGLAGTEIVINGPAPADVGWLNAGATVILKGDGGDTTAHCAASGKIYVAGRAGTRTGSLMKRDPAHEAPELWVLKNVGSFSFEFMGGGIAVVCGYDSDAFESVLGDRACVGMVGGTIYVRGPIKGLSKDVWLMELDDFDKQFLLDNMPVFLGKIDKPQLFAELTDLSQWQKIVAKTYEERQAAERPTLHEFRLGKWVEGGIFGDVVEDDYDHVADLINTGDMRLKIPHWQDKAYAAPCQAACPTGIPTQDRIRLLRENKTREALELVLRYSPFPASVCGQVCPNLCMDACSRRHLDHPVAMKELGRLSQTVAAPDMQPATGKKVAVLGGGPAGLSVAWQLALRGHSVVLHEADKEVGGKLRQAIPSERLPRAVLNDEINRIKNIGVDIRTNSKIDKQSFEAIRGDVDAVVVATGAHNPVVIPFPGHERLVKGLDFLKEINNGGKPGVGRKVVVIGAGNAGMDVAIGAYRMGAGQVTAIDVQRPAAYQKEIDQFEALGGRIEWPVFTERIDAEGLHTKDGRLIEADTVIIAIGERPDLSYVPREWLTDRGMMETNDCWQVKKASDVFALGDTIKPGLLTHAIGSGREVADYIDDYLCGRELIAKPAPVMIPQAKLHKESFMPQNRGRFRVEDACSEVHRCISCGTCRDCSLCLETCPEGAIVRREKPDGTFEYVSDETYCIGCGLCSGICPCGIWQMEKVVF
- a CDS encoding ammonium transporter — protein: MMFRSPLFLTTALYLTALPVAAHAAERADPGDTAWMLISTALVLVMLPGLALFYAGMVRAKNVLSTSMHTFAAMAIIGVQWVVIGYSLAFGGSGRFIGGLGNMFLAGIGPDSVTGTIPTYVFAMFQGMFAIITPALISGAVAGRMKFSSYCIFILLWATLVYDPLAHWVWGEGGWLLEMGALDFAGGTVVHLSSGLSALILAIALGKRHGFPHERMAPHNLPMTLLGAGLLWFGWFGFNAGSALSAGGSAALAFTTTQTAAAAGALSWLLIEWRLAGKPSALGAASGIVAGLVVITPAAGFVTPGWALVMGLMAGAVCYSGVMLKHKLGYDDSLDAFGVHGVGGAFGALATGIFATVGASSLLTGDPHQLWVQILGVLAAGAYAAIVTIILLWIIDKTLGLRVSKEEEIIGLDQTLHSESAYDI